Proteins encoded by one window of Electrophorus electricus isolate fEleEle1 chromosome 17, fEleEle1.pri, whole genome shotgun sequence:
- the cct8 gene encoding T-complex protein 1 subunit theta isoform X2, with protein MALHVPKAPGFAQMLKDGAKHYSGLEEAVFRNIQACKELAQTTRTAYGPNGMNKMVINHVEKLFVTNDAATILRELEVQHPAAKMIVMASHMQEQEVGDGTNFVLVFAGALLELAEELLRMGLSVSEVIEGYEMACRKALEILPELVCSSAKNLHDLTEVTALIRTAVMSKQYGNEDFLADLIAQACVSIFPESGNFNVDNVRVCKILGCGLNASSMLHGMVFKKEAEGDITTVKDAKIVVFSCPFDCMVTETKGTVLIKNAEELMTFSKGEEDLMEAQVKAIAEAGANVVVTGGKVADMALHYANKYQLMVVRLNSKWDLRRLCKTVGAVALPRMTIPTPDEMGHCDSVYLTEVGDTQVVVFKHDKEDGAISTLVIRGSTDNLMDDIERAIDDGVNTFKVLVRDKRLCPGAGATEIELAKQIMSYGESCPGLEQYSIKKFAEAFEAVPRALAENSGVKGNELISKLYAVHHEGNKSMGFDIEGEGPAVKDMLEAAILDPYLVKHWGIKLATNAAITVLRVDQIIMAKPAGGPKAPQEKKDWDQDD; from the exons ATGGCCCTTCACGTCCCCAAGGCCCCGGGCTTTGCCCAAATGTTAAAGGACGGCGCGAAG CATTATTCCGGTCTAGAAGAAGCAGTTTTTAGAAATATCCAGGCATGCAAAGAACTGGCACAGACCACAAGAACTGCGTATGGTCCAAATG GCATGAACAAAATGGTCATCAACCATGTGGAGAAGCTCTTTGTTACCAATGATGCTGCTACCATTCTGCGAGAGCTTGAG GTGCAGCACCCAGCTGCTAAGATGATTGTGATGGCATCCCATATGCAGGAACAGGAGGTTGGGGATGGCACTAACTTTGTCCTGGTGTTTGCTGGCGCCCTTCTGGAGCTGGCAGAGGAGCTGCTCCGAATGGGGCTCTCTGTATCAGAG GTCATTGAGGGCTATGAGATGGCTTGCAGGAAGGCTCTGGAGATTCTGCCGGAGCTCGTCTGCTCCTCCGCTAAGAACCTGCACGACCTGACCGAGGTCACGGCCTTGATCCGGACGGCTGTGATGAGCAAACAGTATGGAAATGAGGACTTCCTTGCCGACCTCATTGCACAAGCTTGTG TTTCCATCTTCCCCGAGTCTGGCAACTTCAATGTTGATAATGTCCGTGTATGTAAGATTTTG GGTTGTGGTCTGAATGCTTCATCAATGCTGCATGGAATGGTTTTCAAGAAAGAGGCAGAAGGAGACATCACAACAGTTAAAGACGCTAAGATCGTTGTATTTTCCTGTCCATTTGACTGCATGGTTACTGAGACCAAG GGCACGGTGTTGATAAAGAATGCGGAGGAGCTGATGACCTTCAGCAAAGGAGAGGAGGACCTGATGGAGGCCCAGGTGAAGGCCATCGCTGAAGCTGGCGCCAACGTGGTGGTGACCGGGGGCAAGGTGGCAGACATGGCCTTGCACTACGCCAACAAGTACCAGCTCATGGTAGTCCG CCTCAACTCCAAATGGGACCTTAGAAGGTTATGTAAAACTGTCGGTGCTGTAGCTTTGCCCAGAATG ACCATCCCCACCCCCGATGAGATGGGTCACTGTGACAGCGTGTACCTGACGGAGGTCGGAGACACCCAGGTTGTGGTGTTCAAACATG ACAAAGAGGATGGTGCCATCTCTACACTGGTAATTCGAGGTTCCACAGACAACCTGATGGATGATATTGAACGAGCTATTGACGATGGGGTGAACACCTTTAAGGTCCTTGTCAGG gacaagagattgtgccCAGGCGCTGGCGCTACTGAAATTGAGCTGGCTAAGCAGATTATGTCCTATGGAGAG TCGTGCCCAGGTCTGGAGCAGTACTCCATCAAGAAGTTTGCTGAGGCTTTTGAGGCTGTGCCGCGTGCCTTGGCCGAGAACTCTGGTGTGAAGGGCAACGAACTGATCTCCAAGCTGTATGCAGTTCACCACGAGGGCAACAAAAGCATGGGCTTTGATATTGAG GGTGAAGGGCCTGCTGTGAAAGACATGCTTGAGGCTGCCATTTTGGACCCTTACCTGGTCAAACACTGGGGCATCAAACTGGCCACCAATGCAGCCATCACTGTCCTCAGGGTCGATCAG ATCATCATGGCCAAGCCAGCAGGAGGACCCAAAGCTCCACAAGAGAAAAAAGACTGGGATCAGGATGATTGA
- the cct8 gene encoding T-complex protein 1 subunit theta isoform X1 yields the protein MALHVPKAPGFAQMLKDGAKHYSGLEEAVFRNIQACKELAQTTRTAYGPNGMNKMVINHVEKLFVTNDAATILRELEVQHPAAKMIVMASHMQEQEVGDGTNFVLVFAGALLELAEELLRMGLSVSEVIEGYEMACRKALEILPELVCSSAKNLHDLTEVTALIRTAVMSKQYGNEDFLADLIAQACVSIFPESGNFNVDNVRVCKILGCGLNASSMLHGMVFKKEAEGDITTVKDAKIVVFSCPFDCMVTETKGTVLIKNAEELMTFSKGEEDLMEAQVKAIAEAGANVVVTGGKVADMALHYANKYQLMVVRLNSKWDLRRLCKTVGAVALPRMTIPTPDEMGHCDSVYLTEVGDTQVVVFKHDKEDGAISTLVIRGSTDNLMDDIERAIDDGVNTFKVLVRDKRLCPGAGATEIELAKQIMSYGESCPGLEQYSIKKFAEAFEAVPRALAENSGVKGNELISKLYAVHHEGNKSMGFDIEGEGPAVKDMLEAAILDPYLVKHWGIKLATNAAITVLRVDQIIMAKPAGGPKAPKQQGHWDKDGWEEEPDKFDTHH from the exons ATGGCCCTTCACGTCCCCAAGGCCCCGGGCTTTGCCCAAATGTTAAAGGACGGCGCGAAG CATTATTCCGGTCTAGAAGAAGCAGTTTTTAGAAATATCCAGGCATGCAAAGAACTGGCACAGACCACAAGAACTGCGTATGGTCCAAATG GCATGAACAAAATGGTCATCAACCATGTGGAGAAGCTCTTTGTTACCAATGATGCTGCTACCATTCTGCGAGAGCTTGAG GTGCAGCACCCAGCTGCTAAGATGATTGTGATGGCATCCCATATGCAGGAACAGGAGGTTGGGGATGGCACTAACTTTGTCCTGGTGTTTGCTGGCGCCCTTCTGGAGCTGGCAGAGGAGCTGCTCCGAATGGGGCTCTCTGTATCAGAG GTCATTGAGGGCTATGAGATGGCTTGCAGGAAGGCTCTGGAGATTCTGCCGGAGCTCGTCTGCTCCTCCGCTAAGAACCTGCACGACCTGACCGAGGTCACGGCCTTGATCCGGACGGCTGTGATGAGCAAACAGTATGGAAATGAGGACTTCCTTGCCGACCTCATTGCACAAGCTTGTG TTTCCATCTTCCCCGAGTCTGGCAACTTCAATGTTGATAATGTCCGTGTATGTAAGATTTTG GGTTGTGGTCTGAATGCTTCATCAATGCTGCATGGAATGGTTTTCAAGAAAGAGGCAGAAGGAGACATCACAACAGTTAAAGACGCTAAGATCGTTGTATTTTCCTGTCCATTTGACTGCATGGTTACTGAGACCAAG GGCACGGTGTTGATAAAGAATGCGGAGGAGCTGATGACCTTCAGCAAAGGAGAGGAGGACCTGATGGAGGCCCAGGTGAAGGCCATCGCTGAAGCTGGCGCCAACGTGGTGGTGACCGGGGGCAAGGTGGCAGACATGGCCTTGCACTACGCCAACAAGTACCAGCTCATGGTAGTCCG CCTCAACTCCAAATGGGACCTTAGAAGGTTATGTAAAACTGTCGGTGCTGTAGCTTTGCCCAGAATG ACCATCCCCACCCCCGATGAGATGGGTCACTGTGACAGCGTGTACCTGACGGAGGTCGGAGACACCCAGGTTGTGGTGTTCAAACATG ACAAAGAGGATGGTGCCATCTCTACACTGGTAATTCGAGGTTCCACAGACAACCTGATGGATGATATTGAACGAGCTATTGACGATGGGGTGAACACCTTTAAGGTCCTTGTCAGG gacaagagattgtgccCAGGCGCTGGCGCTACTGAAATTGAGCTGGCTAAGCAGATTATGTCCTATGGAGAG TCGTGCCCAGGTCTGGAGCAGTACTCCATCAAGAAGTTTGCTGAGGCTTTTGAGGCTGTGCCGCGTGCCTTGGCCGAGAACTCTGGTGTGAAGGGCAACGAACTGATCTCCAAGCTGTATGCAGTTCACCACGAGGGCAACAAAAGCATGGGCTTTGATATTGAG GGTGAAGGGCCTGCTGTGAAAGACATGCTTGAGGCTGCCATTTTGGACCCTTACCTGGTCAAACACTGGGGCATCAAACTGGCCACCAATGCAGCCATCACTGTCCTCAGGGTCGATCAG ATCATTATGGCGAAGCCAGCAGGGGGGCCTAAAGCTCCCAAACAGCAAGGCCATTGGGACAAGGATGGATGGGAGGAGGAGCCTGATAAATTTGACACACACCATTGA
- the map3k7cl gene encoding MAP3K7 C-terminal-like protein — MITSTRRVTADKPEVRICFSLDDSSELKDAVDHFPSFPDLEQRLQPVLPCQSLKESVQVYRDHCKMAKEFHQVKTEIDLLEDRKRELIAELAEDERVMLEMARLEEEFRLLTEENRTLVTVYTERTQQLATLRVANQKRQGSS, encoded by the exons ATGATCACCTCAACAAGACGAGTCACTGCAGACAAACCTGAAGTCAGAATCTGCTTCAGCCTTGATGATTCCTCAG AGTTGAAAGATGCAGTAGATCATTTCCCATCATTCCCTGACCTGGAGCAACGGCTGCAG CCGGTGTTACCATGCCAGTCCCTGAAGGAGTCTGTCCAAGTCTACAGAGACCACTGCAAAATGGCCAAAGAGTTTCACCAGGTTAAAACAGAAATTGATCTGCTGGAAGACAGAAA GAGGGAACTGATAGCGGAACTAGCGGAAGATGAGCGGGTGATGCTGGAGATGGCTCGACTGGAGGAAGAGTTTCGCCTGCTGACAGAAGAGAACCGAACCCTTGTCACAGTGTACACGGAACGCACTCAACAGCTTGCCACTTTGCGCGTGGCTAATCAGAAAAGGCAGGGCTCCTCATGA
- the bach1b gene encoding transcription regulator protein BACH1b isoform X3, with product MSQESHRTSVFTFQSSVHSSHVLRCLDEQRQKDLLCDLTVVVENRRFRAHRSVLVSCSDYFGARMTNHANQGLVIALPDEVSAEGFEPLLQFAYTSKLLFTKENVLEIRNCANVLGFKNLDKACFDFILPKFFDSNRNSSKGPRKQCCKTKCWRSTKAKSSSNDDGVDDGVHTTVNDGVKDGVDYGINDNVNDGVNAREAPSGPPPFPAECEEMEPHCPYKPDRTTARGCSPCGFETEAEVASDYSLLCPKYRKFLLACGRSQSNVDANGSEAEITDGSCPLRCLPCSSAVLPSDETSPQVEEALPSPCCLLTKQSLPLAPSLQEVVEGPAARILDKESRASDCIVGTNCPSLSGAPGPEPRTCEEIEVANQLTLWHKVCNLSTVTSAPDVLERGLEQQCLRQSESGPRTTECPFLRDMAAVSAREEGNDRPVHSAESPYASSMQSGEDSDSFDTEGDSESYTSMRASEMLKVHCLTREQLEFVHDVRRRSKNRIAARRCRKRKLDCIYNLQCEIERLRSEKEKLTNEKQQLDQLKLKTWHSYTGLYDRLCAEARLQPEQVQVLAKYTSVGNCPLSAHLSAEACFHHCPEAELQARAVGCAAGLAAAANRCEPGPSTSSALEPPAGRARAALQSLTTPAPLMALPDPRPTDPLHTEPCEVASIREICPDQISKLETEKY from the exons ATGTCACAGGAGAGCCACAGGACATCTGTGTTCACCTTCCAGTCATCCGTGCACAGTTCCCACGTGCTGCGCTGTCTggatgagcagagacagaaagacctCCTGTGTGACCTGACGGTGGTGGTGGAGAACCGGAGGTTCCGGGCACACCGCTCGGTTCTGGTCTCCTGCAGTGATTACTTTGGTGCCCGCATGACCAATCATGCCAACCAGGGTCTTGTTATCGCCCTGCCAGATGAG GTTAGCGCAGAAGGATTCGAGCCCTTGTTGCAGTTTGCATACACCTCAAAACTGCTCTTTACCAAAGAAAATGTGCTGGAGATCCGCAACTGTGCGAACGTTCTGGGCTTTAAGAACCTGGACAAGGCATGCTTCGACTTCATCCTGCCCAAGTTTTTTGACAGTAACAGAAACTCCTCAAAAGGCCCTAGAAAGCAGTGCTGTAAGACTAAATGCTGGAGATCAACCAAAGCCAAGTCAAGCTCAAACGACGATGGTGTCGATGATGGTGTCCACACCACTGTCAACGATGGCGTCAAAGACGGTGTCGACTATGGCATTAATGACAATGTCAACGATGGTGTCAACGCCAGAGAAGCACCTTCAGGGCCTCCACCCTTCCCTGCTGAGTGTGAGGAGATGGAGCCACATTGCCCTTATAAACCGGACAGGACCACTGCGAGAGGCTGCAGTCCATGTGGCTTTGAGACGGAGGCAGAGGTGGCATCGGACTACTCCCTGTTGTGTCCGAAGTACCGCAAGTTCCTTTTGGCATGCGGAAGGAGCCAGTCCAACGTAGATGCCAATGGGTCGGAAGCTGAGATCACCGACGGTTCCTGCCCCCTCCGGTGCCTGCCTTGCTCCAGCGCGGTCCTGCCGTCAGATGAGACCTCTCCACAAGTCGAGGAAGCGCTGCCTTCCCCTTGCTGCCTGCTCACCAAGCAGTCCCTACCACTGGCTCCATCCTTGCAGGAAGTGGTAGAGGGTCCTGCTGCAAGAATCCTGGATAAGGAGTCCAGAGCCTCAGACTGCATCGTGGGGACCAACTGCCCGAGCCTGAGTGGTGCCCCCGGGCCAGAGCCAAGGACCTGTGAGGAGATCGAGGTGGCCAACCAGCTCACCTTGTGGCACAAAGTATGCAACCTCAGCACAGTGACATCAGCACCAGATGTACTGGAGAGAGGCCTGGAGCAGCAGTGTCTGAGGCAGTCAGAGTCGGGGCCCAGGACTACAGAGTGCCCCTTCCTCAGGGACATGGCTGCAGTGAGTGCTCGGGAGGAGGGTAACGACAGGCCGGTGCACTCGGCTGAGAGCCCCTATGCCTCCTCCATGCAGTCGGGCGAGGATTCGGACAGCTTCGACACGGAGGGCGACAGCGAGTCCTACACTAGCATGCGAGCGAGTGAG ATGCTGAAGGTGCACTGCCTGACGCGTGAGCAGCTCGAATTTGTGCACGACGTGCGGCGGCGCAGCAAGAACCGCATCGCCGCCCGCCGCTGTCGCAAGAGGAAGCTGGACTGCATCTACAACCTGCAGTGTGAGATCGAGAGGCTG CGGAGTGAAAAGGAGAAGCTgaccaatgagaagcagcagctggACCAGCTGAAGCTGAAGACATGGCATAGCTACACAGGTCTGTACGACAGGCTGTGTGCTGAGGCCAGGCTCCAGCCAGAGCAGGTTCAAGTACTCGCCAAGTACACCTCCGTGGGGAACTGTCCGCTCTCTGCCCACCTGTCTGCCGAAGCATGCTTCCACCACTGTCCTGAGGCCGAACTCCAGGCCAGGGCTGTGGGATGTGCTGCAGGCCTCGCTGCTGCCGCCAATAGGTGTGAGCCTGGGCCGTCCACCAGCTCAGCACTGGAGCCCCCTGCTGGCAGGGCCAGAGCCGCATTGCAGAGTCTCACTACTCCAGCGCCTCTAATGGCCTTGCCTGACCCCCGACCTACTGACCCTctacacacagagccatgtgAGGTGGCGTCCATCAGAGAAATCTGTCCAGACCAAATAAGCAAACTCGAAACAGAAAAATACTAA
- the bach1b gene encoding transcription regulator protein BACH1b isoform X2, with protein sequence MSQESHRTSVFTFQSSVHSSHVLRCLDEQRQKDLLCDLTVVVENRRFRAHRSVLVSCSDYFGARMTNHANQGLVIALPDEVSAEGFEPLLQFAYTSKLLFTKENVLEIRNCANVLGFKNLDKACFDFILPKFFDSNRNSSKGPRKQCCKTKCWRSTKAKSSSNDDGVDDGVHTTVNDGVKDGVDYGINDNVNDGVNAREAPSGPPPFPAECEEMEPHCPYKPDRTTARGCSPCGFETEAEVASDYSLLCPKYRKFLLACGRSQSNVDANGSEAEITDGSCPLRCLPCSSAVLPSDETSPQVEEALPSPCCLLTKQSLPLAPSLQEVVEGPAARILDKESRASDCIVGTNCPSLSGAPGPEPRTCEEIEVANQLTLWHKVCNLSTVTSAPDVLERGLEQQCLRQSESGPRTTECPFLRDMAAVSAREEGNDRPVHSAESPYASSMQSGEDSDSFDTEGDSESYTSMRASELPFSVEQIASLSRNDFQQMLKVHCLTREQLEFVHDVRRRSKNRIAARRCRKRKLDCIYNLQCEIERLRSEKEKLTNEKQQLDQLKLKTWHSYTGLYDRLCAEARLQPEQVQVLAKYTSVGNCPLSAHLSAEACFHHCPEAELQARAVGCAAGLAAAANRCEPGPSTSSALEPPAGRARAALQSLTTPAPLMALPDPRPTDPLHTEPCEVASIREICPDQISKLETEKY encoded by the exons ATGTCACAGGAGAGCCACAGGACATCTGTGTTCACCTTCCAGTCATCCGTGCACAGTTCCCACGTGCTGCGCTGTCTggatgagcagagacagaaagacctCCTGTGTGACCTGACGGTGGTGGTGGAGAACCGGAGGTTCCGGGCACACCGCTCGGTTCTGGTCTCCTGCAGTGATTACTTTGGTGCCCGCATGACCAATCATGCCAACCAGGGTCTTGTTATCGCCCTGCCAGATGAG GTTAGCGCAGAAGGATTCGAGCCCTTGTTGCAGTTTGCATACACCTCAAAACTGCTCTTTACCAAAGAAAATGTGCTGGAGATCCGCAACTGTGCGAACGTTCTGGGCTTTAAGAACCTGGACAAGGCATGCTTCGACTTCATCCTGCCCAAGTTTTTTGACAGTAACAGAAACTCCTCAAAAGGCCCTAGAAAGCAGTGCTGTAAGACTAAATGCTGGAGATCAACCAAAGCCAAGTCAAGCTCAAACGACGATGGTGTCGATGATGGTGTCCACACCACTGTCAACGATGGCGTCAAAGACGGTGTCGACTATGGCATTAATGACAATGTCAACGATGGTGTCAACGCCAGAGAAGCACCTTCAGGGCCTCCACCCTTCCCTGCTGAGTGTGAGGAGATGGAGCCACATTGCCCTTATAAACCGGACAGGACCACTGCGAGAGGCTGCAGTCCATGTGGCTTTGAGACGGAGGCAGAGGTGGCATCGGACTACTCCCTGTTGTGTCCGAAGTACCGCAAGTTCCTTTTGGCATGCGGAAGGAGCCAGTCCAACGTAGATGCCAATGGGTCGGAAGCTGAGATCACCGACGGTTCCTGCCCCCTCCGGTGCCTGCCTTGCTCCAGCGCGGTCCTGCCGTCAGATGAGACCTCTCCACAAGTCGAGGAAGCGCTGCCTTCCCCTTGCTGCCTGCTCACCAAGCAGTCCCTACCACTGGCTCCATCCTTGCAGGAAGTGGTAGAGGGTCCTGCTGCAAGAATCCTGGATAAGGAGTCCAGAGCCTCAGACTGCATCGTGGGGACCAACTGCCCGAGCCTGAGTGGTGCCCCCGGGCCAGAGCCAAGGACCTGTGAGGAGATCGAGGTGGCCAACCAGCTCACCTTGTGGCACAAAGTATGCAACCTCAGCACAGTGACATCAGCACCAGATGTACTGGAGAGAGGCCTGGAGCAGCAGTGTCTGAGGCAGTCAGAGTCGGGGCCCAGGACTACAGAGTGCCCCTTCCTCAGGGACATGGCTGCAGTGAGTGCTCGGGAGGAGGGTAACGACAGGCCGGTGCACTCGGCTGAGAGCCCCTATGCCTCCTCCATGCAGTCGGGCGAGGATTCGGACAGCTTCGACACGGAGGGCGACAGCGAGTCCTACACTAGCATGCGAGCGAGTGAG CTGCCATTCTCCGTGGAACAAATCGCATCCCTCAGCCGCAACGATTTCCAGCAGATGCTGAAGGTGCACTGCCTGACGCGTGAGCAGCTCGAATTTGTGCACGACGTGCGGCGGCGCAGCAAGAACCGCATCGCCGCCCGCCGCTGTCGCAAGAGGAAGCTGGACTGCATCTACAACCTGCAGTGTGAGATCGAGAGGCTG CGGAGTGAAAAGGAGAAGCTgaccaatgagaagcagcagctggACCAGCTGAAGCTGAAGACATGGCATAGCTACACAGGTCTGTACGACAGGCTGTGTGCTGAGGCCAGGCTCCAGCCAGAGCAGGTTCAAGTACTCGCCAAGTACACCTCCGTGGGGAACTGTCCGCTCTCTGCCCACCTGTCTGCCGAAGCATGCTTCCACCACTGTCCTGAGGCCGAACTCCAGGCCAGGGCTGTGGGATGTGCTGCAGGCCTCGCTGCTGCCGCCAATAGGTGTGAGCCTGGGCCGTCCACCAGCTCAGCACTGGAGCCCCCTGCTGGCAGGGCCAGAGCCGCATTGCAGAGTCTCACTACTCCAGCGCCTCTAATGGCCTTGCCTGACCCCCGACCTACTGACCCTctacacacagagccatgtgAGGTGGCGTCCATCAGAGAAATCTGTCCAGACCAAATAAGCAAACTCGAAACAGAAAAATACTAA
- the bach1b gene encoding transcription regulator protein BACH1b isoform X1: MSQESHRTSVFTFQSSVHSSHVLRCLDEQRQKDLLCDLTVVVENRRFRAHRSVLVSCSDYFGARMTNHANQGLVIALPDEVSAEGFEPLLQFAYTSKLLFTKENVLEIRNCANVLGFKNLDKACFDFILPKFFDSNRNSSKGPRKQCCKTKCWRSTKAKSSSNDDGVDDGVHTTVNDGVKDGVDYGINDNVNDGVNAREAPSGPPPFPAECEEMEPHCPYKPDRTTARGCSPCGFETEAEVASDYSLLCPKYRKFLLACGRSQSNVDANGSEAEITDGSCPLRCLPCSSAVLPSDETSPQVEEALPSPCCLLTKQSLPLAPSLQEVVEGPAARILDKESRASDCIVGTNCPSLSGAPGPEPRTCEEIEVANQLTLWHKVCNLSTVTSAPDVLERGLEQQCLRQSESGPRTTECPFLRDMAAVSAREEGNDRPVHSAESPYASSMQSGEDSDSFDTEGDSESYTSMRASEMQLPFSVEQIASLSRNDFQQMLKVHCLTREQLEFVHDVRRRSKNRIAARRCRKRKLDCIYNLQCEIERLRSEKEKLTNEKQQLDQLKLKTWHSYTGLYDRLCAEARLQPEQVQVLAKYTSVGNCPLSAHLSAEACFHHCPEAELQARAVGCAAGLAAAANRCEPGPSTSSALEPPAGRARAALQSLTTPAPLMALPDPRPTDPLHTEPCEVASIREICPDQISKLETEKY; encoded by the exons ATGTCACAGGAGAGCCACAGGACATCTGTGTTCACCTTCCAGTCATCCGTGCACAGTTCCCACGTGCTGCGCTGTCTggatgagcagagacagaaagacctCCTGTGTGACCTGACGGTGGTGGTGGAGAACCGGAGGTTCCGGGCACACCGCTCGGTTCTGGTCTCCTGCAGTGATTACTTTGGTGCCCGCATGACCAATCATGCCAACCAGGGTCTTGTTATCGCCCTGCCAGATGAG GTTAGCGCAGAAGGATTCGAGCCCTTGTTGCAGTTTGCATACACCTCAAAACTGCTCTTTACCAAAGAAAATGTGCTGGAGATCCGCAACTGTGCGAACGTTCTGGGCTTTAAGAACCTGGACAAGGCATGCTTCGACTTCATCCTGCCCAAGTTTTTTGACAGTAACAGAAACTCCTCAAAAGGCCCTAGAAAGCAGTGCTGTAAGACTAAATGCTGGAGATCAACCAAAGCCAAGTCAAGCTCAAACGACGATGGTGTCGATGATGGTGTCCACACCACTGTCAACGATGGCGTCAAAGACGGTGTCGACTATGGCATTAATGACAATGTCAACGATGGTGTCAACGCCAGAGAAGCACCTTCAGGGCCTCCACCCTTCCCTGCTGAGTGTGAGGAGATGGAGCCACATTGCCCTTATAAACCGGACAGGACCACTGCGAGAGGCTGCAGTCCATGTGGCTTTGAGACGGAGGCAGAGGTGGCATCGGACTACTCCCTGTTGTGTCCGAAGTACCGCAAGTTCCTTTTGGCATGCGGAAGGAGCCAGTCCAACGTAGATGCCAATGGGTCGGAAGCTGAGATCACCGACGGTTCCTGCCCCCTCCGGTGCCTGCCTTGCTCCAGCGCGGTCCTGCCGTCAGATGAGACCTCTCCACAAGTCGAGGAAGCGCTGCCTTCCCCTTGCTGCCTGCTCACCAAGCAGTCCCTACCACTGGCTCCATCCTTGCAGGAAGTGGTAGAGGGTCCTGCTGCAAGAATCCTGGATAAGGAGTCCAGAGCCTCAGACTGCATCGTGGGGACCAACTGCCCGAGCCTGAGTGGTGCCCCCGGGCCAGAGCCAAGGACCTGTGAGGAGATCGAGGTGGCCAACCAGCTCACCTTGTGGCACAAAGTATGCAACCTCAGCACAGTGACATCAGCACCAGATGTACTGGAGAGAGGCCTGGAGCAGCAGTGTCTGAGGCAGTCAGAGTCGGGGCCCAGGACTACAGAGTGCCCCTTCCTCAGGGACATGGCTGCAGTGAGTGCTCGGGAGGAGGGTAACGACAGGCCGGTGCACTCGGCTGAGAGCCCCTATGCCTCCTCCATGCAGTCGGGCGAGGATTCGGACAGCTTCGACACGGAGGGCGACAGCGAGTCCTACACTAGCATGCGAGCGAGTGAG ATGCAGCTGCCATTCTCCGTGGAACAAATCGCATCCCTCAGCCGCAACGATTTCCAGCAGATGCTGAAGGTGCACTGCCTGACGCGTGAGCAGCTCGAATTTGTGCACGACGTGCGGCGGCGCAGCAAGAACCGCATCGCCGCCCGCCGCTGTCGCAAGAGGAAGCTGGACTGCATCTACAACCTGCAGTGTGAGATCGAGAGGCTG CGGAGTGAAAAGGAGAAGCTgaccaatgagaagcagcagctggACCAGCTGAAGCTGAAGACATGGCATAGCTACACAGGTCTGTACGACAGGCTGTGTGCTGAGGCCAGGCTCCAGCCAGAGCAGGTTCAAGTACTCGCCAAGTACACCTCCGTGGGGAACTGTCCGCTCTCTGCCCACCTGTCTGCCGAAGCATGCTTCCACCACTGTCCTGAGGCCGAACTCCAGGCCAGGGCTGTGGGATGTGCTGCAGGCCTCGCTGCTGCCGCCAATAGGTGTGAGCCTGGGCCGTCCACCAGCTCAGCACTGGAGCCCCCTGCTGGCAGGGCCAGAGCCGCATTGCAGAGTCTCACTACTCCAGCGCCTCTAATGGCCTTGCCTGACCCCCGACCTACTGACCCTctacacacagagccatgtgAGGTGGCGTCCATCAGAGAAATCTGTCCAGACCAAATAAGCAAACTCGAAACAGAAAAATACTAA